Part of the Pagrus major chromosome 9, Pma_NU_1.0 genome, CGTTGTTATAGCCTTCACTGAAGCGCCCAAAGTAGTAGTCACAATTACTGTATGTCAGCCTTGACCCGCTAAATCTTTAAAATTTTTCTaccacatttattatttaaataatcGAATGCCATTATTCATACATATAGTTATTTAATTCTGGCAGGGGCGAGTCTGCTACACAAAgggtacttttacttgagtgtttttaCACTGCTGTACTAATACCTTGACTTGAATGAGCTGATTACTTTCTGCACTACTGGTAACTGCAGGTGTGTGACTGTATAGAGGACAGAATAGGCAAAAGACCCTgttcactgcagacattttggctCATCAAGTCAGGAAAATCACCCAtggaatttataacattaatgatggctgcattccatttaggtgagctGGTTCTAGGACTCTGGTCATGTATATGCTCATTCACTGACATAACTTATTGGGACACCTAATAGAAAGAAGCCCCTGTTAACCgtattggtcacacctgtgcttttcctgctttgacgaGTCAAAGCTATGAAGGGTCTATTGAAGTGATAGTTACAGTATGTAAGACAGCTAACCCATTGTAAACCCTTGGTTAAGTGAGAGCACAGTAGGCCTTCTCACATTTAGTAGAACAAAGAAGTGTAACTTGCCAGAATGTAGGCTTTTAGTTCACTGTGTGACTCATCTGGTCAGGATCACATGATGAGCTAATCATGTAAGTCAGTTATTTTGACTTGTCATGTACCAGCTCACACAACTTTACTTGCTTGTCACATTGCTCCCATCTGGTGGCTGAGGGAAGCAACTGTTAGCCCATTGTATATTTTGTGGCTAATTATCAACATGGCAAAAAGGAAGGAAATTGGCAAACAAACTAAAATTGCCATTGTGAATGAATGGGAGGTGCTTGCAAACAGTGAAATCCAGCAAAACAAAGCTGGAAAAAATACCTACTATGGACAGCAAATAGAACAAAATGCATATGGTAGATTTTAATCATCCATGTTTACTTTGATGAAAATATTCCTTTGGGCAGTACTGACTTTCCCTTGACCACATATATTGTGTACATAACTTTTGTAGTCAGTACTTCTTGTAGTTTTCACAACTAATGCTCTTTTACTAGTTTCTTATCTGAAAGCCAGGTATAATCGGTCACTGTTGTAAAAGTTCAATGCCAAGCTCATTAGTCTGAGATCACTACACAGAACAGTATAAAAGGCTTGTTGTAGGgatttacaaaaaagaaaaaaagaaaaaaaagaaaaaaactttgctTAATGGGCTGCCAAACTATGCTGAAGGACTTTAGGAATGATCACACATTAACTTAGGTTTATGAGAACTTTTTTAATGACAATACTGATAAATCACCACCACAGGTTATCAGAATGTTGCTGGGAATGTGAAACGTTCATGACAACTGTTGGAATGGGTGATGTGAAGCCTAGATGATGTTTGGCCCTTCAATAttcctctccttcttcatcctcctctcccatGCTGTCAGTGCCGACCTCTTCATAATCCTTCTCCAGGGCAGCCATATCTTCTCTTGCCTCAGAgaactctccctcctccatgCCCTCCCCAACATACCAGTGGACAAAGGCTCTCTTGGCATACATGAGGTCAAACTTGTGGTCGAGACGGGCCCAGGCCTCAGCGATGGCCGTGGTGTTGCTCAGCATGCACACAGCCCTCTGCACCTTGGCCAAGTCTCCACCAGGAACCACTGTTGGAGGCTGGTAGTTGATGCCCACCTTGAAGCCTGTGGGGCACCAGTCAACAAACTGGATGGTGCGCTTGGTCTTGATGGCTGCAATGGCAGAGTTGACATCTTTGGGCACCACATCGCCACGATACAACAGACAGCAGGCCATGTATTTACCATGACGAGGGTCACACTTCACCATCTGATTAGCTGGCTCAAAGCAAGCATTGGTAATGTCAGCAACAGACAGCTGCTCGTGGTAGGCTTTCTCAGCAGAGATTACTGGAGCGTAGGTGGCCAGAGGGAAGTGGATACGAGGGTAGGGCACCAAGTTGGTCTGGAACTCCGTCAGGTCAACATTCAGGGCTCCATCAAAGCGAAGTGAGGCTGTGATTGAAGACACAATCTGGCCGATGAGCCTGTTCAGGTTAGTGTAAGTCGGCCTCTCGATATCCAAGTTCCTGCGGCAGATGTCGTAGATGGCTTCGTTGTCTACCATGAAGGCACAGTCGGAGTGCTCCAAAGTGGTGTGGGTGGTCAGGATGGAGTTGTAAGGCTCCACTACAGCTGTGGAAACCTGGGGGGCTGGGTAGACAGCAAATTCAAGTTTTGATTTCTTTCCGTAATCAACAGAGAGTCTCTCCATCAGCAGGGAGGTGAAACCGGAGCCGGTGCCTCCACCAAAGGAGTGGAAGATGAGGAATCCCTGCAGGCCAGTGCACTGATCCGCCTGAAAGGAAATTTTGCATGATCtcaaaatgtatgaaattacacacaaaagaaaaaaaaacagtctccaAAACTGGATTCCCTATTCTTAAGTTTCTTGATACAGCTTtggtaaatatatttttttggaGCACTAAATTTGTTCAGCCAAAAGGCATGCCTTCCCAAATGCTAAATATGTCCAGCAAACTCATTAAACTCACCAATTTACGAGTCCTGTCCAGAACCAGGTCAATGATCTCCTTGCCGATGGTGTAGTGGCCACGGGCGTAGTTGTTGGCAGCATCCTCCTTTCCTGTAATCAGCTGCTCAGGGTGGAACAGCTGGCGGTAGGTTCCTGTACGCACCTCATCTGTGAAAGGAGCAATTGACAACAAGAGTAAGAACTAATGTCCATATGgtatgaatgttttaaacactgCACAACTTGTATGGGAAAAAACAATGAGGACAGTATTATGCAAGGAGTTTTTTTACAAGGTATTTACACATTACTGACCGATGACAGTGGGTTCCAGGTCGACAAAGATGGCTCTCGGAACATGCTTTCCTGCTCCAGTCTCACTGAAGAAGGTGTTGAAGGagtcatctcctcctccaaTAGTCTTGTCACTGGGCATCTGTCCATCTGGCTGGATCCCATGTTCGAGACAGTACAGCTCCCAGCAGGCATTGCCCATCTGGGCTCCGGCTTGGCCGACATGCATAGAGATACACTcacgctgaaaaaaaaaaaaaaaaaaaaaaaaaaaggggagtCAACTTGGTTAGAGGTAGAGCCCGACCAATAGTTGATTTTGGAGCCAGATACCAACATTAGGGAATACAAAAAAATTCCAATATCAATAAAAGTTTTTATATTGGCCCAGAGCAGAAAACATATatgccgatactgatatatctccaatatatctgtgataggccaatatcggcaAAATGATGTATAGGTCAGGCTTGAGTTCAATGAGGCTGCCAACTAATGTTGCACAGATAATCAATATTCAAATTCAGGTATTACTATATTTGCTTTGTTGGCTGACCCAACACTAACCAGTCCCTCCAGGAATTTGCCATGTTGTGATTGCCAGTCACCGACTTCTGCACTGCTGTGAAATTTTTGTCCAATCCCTGCAACTTTTCTACAAATTTGTCAAATCCTGATAATTATGCAGTGTTTGGACCCAATTGTGAGGCCAGGCAGAATTAACGATCACAACTTCTGTCCACAAATAACTCCCATCAGCAGTGACTAGTACATTGACACTGCGGACTTTTACTTTGTGTGTCATTGTATGTCAGCTCTCAAATATTGTTATCATAATTTGtc contains:
- the LOC141002641 gene encoding tubulin alpha chain, whose protein sequence is MRECISMHVGQAGAQMGNACWELYCLEHGIQPDGQMPSDKTIGGGDDSFNTFFSETGAGKHVPRAIFVDLEPTVIDEVRTGTYRQLFHPEQLITGKEDAANNYARGHYTIGKEIIDLVLDRTRKLADQCTGLQGFLIFHSFGGGTGSGFTSLLMERLSVDYGKKSKLEFAVYPAPQVSTAVVEPYNSILTTHTTLEHSDCAFMVDNEAIYDICRRNLDIERPTYTNLNRLIGQIVSSITASLRFDGALNVDLTEFQTNLVPYPRIHFPLATYAPVISAEKAYHEQLSVADITNACFEPANQMVKCDPRHGKYMACCLLYRGDVVPKDVNSAIAAIKTKRTIQFVDWCPTGFKVGINYQPPTVVPGGDLAKVQRAVCMLSNTTAIAEAWARLDHKFDLMYAKRAFVHWYVGEGMEEGEFSEAREDMAALEKDYEEVGTDSMGEEDEEGEEY